TGCTCAGGCTGATTATTTTCAGCGTCGGAAATAACGGTTGGTATGATGTCGTGCTTCTTCGGCTGTCGTATGCCGAATAAACGGGGCCCCACCTACAGTTTCCGGAGCATATGAGAAATATTCGGACCTGCTCGAGCCAGGAGAACTAAGTTCCCGTTGGTGTTGCTGAAGCCACTTGTCTAATTTGAAGGGTGGTTCAAGTGTGGTCTCAATGTCGATGCTATAGGCTTCTTTCGAGATGAAGGACATTTTTCCAGGCCTCTTTGTTCGGTATTCCTCCGAGTGTAGGAATTCATTGATGACTGGTACCAGGTCGTGGTTTAGGTTCTTGCAGTGCATCCATCGCTCGAACAGTGTCTGGCTGCATCGTTCATCTGTATAGTACCTGTAAGGAGAATAGGTGTTGGATTAGCGGTGGTATGTTGAGGATGGACATGTTTCTTACCGCGACAACGGTAAACGGTAGTACCGTATTTCCCGGTGTACAACGTTCACCGATGGCTAACGCACACCACAGTCATGCAATTTCCAGTTATGTGCTCTTGAACAGGAACTATAGGCTCTGTATCGCTCTCATTTTACATAGCAAGAGAAATGTATAGGAATACAAGTATCGTTTGTTACCTAATATTATACAAATCGTCATTGATTATTTTTgtcattattattgttgttactTACAAGGTACGGCCTCTATTTTAAAATGCAGCCACCAGAGTGGTCACGTGAAAACACCAGGGCGCTCTAGCATTCCGGAGTCACCTGGGGTCTCTGACCCTCAGCTGACTCACGCGTGCTATGCCGTCCTCGGTCAGGAGCGATGCCGCTGCAAACGGAAGTCGCTGTCCATCCAGGACCTAAGAAGCCTAGTGTCCTTTAGTTGCCCGAGGTGTACTCCCTCATAAACACCTAAGAGGTGCCGCTTAGAACCCTCGCGCGTGGCTATTCCTGGGCTACAAGTCGCCCGACAACCGACATACCCCTAAAAGTCAAGCTcccgaaaaaataaataaataaataaataaaatcggATGTATAACGTGCAGTGCCTTTGGAAATAcacggaaaatacggtagtatTTGATTATCCCGAGTTGTTATATCTTCATGTATTGAGTAGGCTACCGGGACCTTGTGCGAAAAGTGACATATCCGTTCCGTAAACAAAATATCACCCGgctcataattttctgtatgtACTGATTTAGAAACGTAACTCCTTCGTACTTTCAGAAATGAGAATTGACACTAGACAGCTTCAAAGTCCACTAACGAGTATGTTGTAATGCCACGCTCTATTAAAGTATTAGAAGAAAACGGGACCTTCTGAAGTCATTTTTTAGGAACTATGCCAATCTTTAGCCCCTTTACCGAGCATCATTGAACTTTCTTCTGGCTTTCGGTGTTTCTGTCCTCATCTGTGAACGTTAAGAGAAGCATGTAGAGAAGGCGTGGAACATGAATGTATAGGCTTACCCTAGCCTTAATGTCATTCGATAATTCGCGAAAGGCAGCATTAGAAGTCCTTTGACGTACCTGAGACAATCCAGCTCGTTTTCGGCGCGTTCCCGCTCTATGACGAGCCCAACGGTGTCCCGCTGGCGTTGCGGCGAGTGCGGAATTCGCGCGGGCAGCAGAAACACTTCTCCTTCGCGGATGACCACGTCTTTGGGTCTACCACGTTCCAGCACCTTTAGCACCATGTCGCCTTTGACCATGTAGAACATTTCTTCGCCTTCTTCAATGTGGTAATCGTACCTCTGGTTTGGTCCTCCGACGAAGAACACTTTGAGCTGCCCTTCCTTGTGCATCATCTTGTTGCACACCGGCGGCAGAAAGTAAGATTCATTCTCCAGTATCCATCGGTCCATGTTGTTCCACAGCTCCATGGCGGTGGCCTGGTGTGGCATGCAGACGCTTCCACAGTGGTTCGTCTGCGGCATTAAAGACTTTTTCCTTGTCTTCTGCAAGCTGCTATAAACCTCCCAGTTTATAGCAGCTCTCTCGTGTTGACGCATGGTGTATAGGGCCATTAAAAGATATCTCGGGTCCTCCTGTTATACGTGGACTGTCAGTGGTGTGTCAGGTGCTTCTTGCTTAGCAGGGGCAGTGATGACACCAGGGTGGGCGATCTCGCTGTGCGAGGTAGGGGCTACGATTCGATGAGTCTATTGGATAATCCGCAGTTATTTCGTACACCTAGCCGGCATCCCGGTCACTGCTGTTTTGCATCGCACGCCACACGAACGGCTTCGGCACTTGTCGCTTGTGGAGACTGACTCTCTTCTCACTTTGCTGAGTTAATTGTATTCGTATTTTGAGCCTGTGACATTTGACCGTTGTCCATGCCTGATCATCTGTTGACTCAGATTAGGTTTCACTTAGATTAGACCCCTCCAGCAAGCGCCCGGATGAATGTGACCTGATATGGTGCGCGTAAATTGGGCTTTATCATCTTGCAGATAGGACGCAAAGACATGGGTTGAACTGAAGTGCGGCACCTATCGTATTGATAATAGGTGCACTGCGTGCATGTACGCGGCTGTACAGAAGGAGAACATGCTTGGGAAACGCCGTAAATGCAGATTGCGTCGGACATCGGATCACCATTTCTGTTAATTTTTCAAGAAAAATATTAGGAATATTGTGCCTGCGCTTAGCCTGGTTGTttaaacgacgtgacgtagtcATTAAGAGCCCGCCAATGAGAGCCCGCGACCGTGCTTTCGGATgccgtagctatggaaacgAGCCGTCATTAGCCGCATGTACAGCCACTGgaagccacagaaagcctgcgtttcaaatcgtctgcggcgattggctaaAGCAGACAACACCCCGACGTGAAAGTGAAGTTGTTGCATTTAAACAGACAATAAAAGTACTTGTATGACGCATGTGTGACGGGCTGAAAAAGTATATCAACACTTCACGTTACTTCAAAGCGtacaacttttgcgatacatgTATCATCGGTGTGTGTGCCATGCGGTATCTCCAAAATGGCAGCGGTTTAATCATATGTCTATCAAGCGTTAGTGAAATTTTAAGGAGAATGAGGTTGCAGACAAAACACGAATTCAAAATAGAAACAATGATGATAAAGCAATTGCCGAATCTTTGAATACTTTTGCATCGTGCTGTGATGGTTACACAGttacccctggcgatgaaactccccattcatcatattgcaataaagttgttgttgttaggtgATCACGTGGTACTTGCACGTGACAGCCTCACGTGGCCCTATAGAGCCACGCGAACGGACCGGCACGGTGGTTTTGGCCAATACAgctaataataaaaaaaaagccttgTTTGTTGGATACTTTACTTGAAGCGATTATTTGTTTAGGTTCTGCTTCTGCGTTCCTTTTTCGACAGGTGCTCTCGGAAGCTCGACGCGTGCTACGACCGGGAGGTCGTTTTCTCTGCTTGGAGTTCAGCCACGTAGGAAACCCGCTTCTCCGAAGGTACGATAAAGCATCCATCTATAGGTTGTCTGTCCTGCAGCCACGCACCTCTGTATACGTGGGCATCACCTCGGACAGCTCCCTCGGCCGAACACGTCGTGATGTCAGAAGACATTAGTAGAATCCGTTGACGACCGTCTTCCCCTGATGATGGCGGCGGCTCTCGATTAAGACATTCTCTCACGCCGTTCTCCGAAACACGTTCGTGACACGGTGTGTACCGTAGACGTGCATGAGCCACAATTTATTTCCAAATGGCTTTCTTCCTGCCGCACAGCTTCATTCAACGGATGCGAATGCTGTGGATAGAATACAGTGGCCGGCCTTGAATGACTTTCGGGCTCTACATAGCGTAGAAGAGAAAacgctgttgttgctgtttttttCATCGCGCAGGGGAGGGGTTTTGGGAAAGGAAAGAAGCAATAATAATGGGGCAGTATCTTTATTCACACGGTAAATGTGCGAGCGGAAGGTCGTCTGGGTTTAGTGCGATATTGGAGGCTGTGGACATTTGAAAGGCTTTCGTGACGaatcgtttcttttttctcttctctctctttcgcGAATTGGCGTCTCTTTTGAAGGGTTGCTCAGATGTGACGGTGTATTTCTG
This sequence is a window from Ornithodoros turicata isolate Travis chromosome 10, ASM3712646v1, whole genome shotgun sequence. Protein-coding genes within it:
- the LOC135371146 gene encoding 3-hydroxyanthranilate 3,4-dioxygenase-like, producing MALYTMRQHERAAINWEVYSSLQKTRKKSLMPQTNHCGSVCMPHQATAMELWNNMDRWILENESYFLPPVCNKMMHKEGQLKVFFVGGPNQRYDYHIEEGEEMFYMVKGDMVLKVLERGRPKDVVIREGEVFLLPARIPHSPQRQRDTVGLVIERERAENELDCLRYYTDERCSQTLFERWMHCKNLNHDLVPVINEFLHSEEYRTKRPGKMSFISKEAYSIDIETTLEPPFKLDKWLQQHQRELSSPGSSRCLFQGKHQSDIMVFGAGTHSRRNKNYETFLWQTSGSSSVIVNNVQQCLNINDTFLVTEEHEFCFSNSTDGRTIAVSMPPL